The DNA region tattgaACTGTTTTCTCCCACTATCCTTTGTTGAGTAACTTCAAGTGATGACATGTTCCTTAGAACGTCAAGAACACTCCCATTGAGCTGAACAATCCTGCCAAGCATTTCTGTAGAGGCATGACTGAAGGTGAGTTATATTCCTGCTGAATGACTACCTGTAATAATCTGTACCACAACATGTTATGATGTGTTTTCTGTGATTGTCAGACTGGACAGCAGACAGTGTTGTGGTGGCTGCCCTCGGTCGTCCTTTAGATCTTGGGATGTTGTATGACTGCCGCAGTGACTCATTTTGTTCAGGTACCCGTGTGCGTTTTCCAGTTTTAAAGACTTCAAAGTGTTATGGATGTAGTTATTGTTTTGCTCAGGTATGTGTGAAGAGTGCATAGTTTAAAGACAGCTGTTTTATCTAATGTTTAAAAGCATGGCCTGCGTCAGCGCTGGGCTAGCAAAGGTATCCATTTTGTTGAGTGCTGGACTTTATAGTTTGTCTTGTGAATAGTTCATATTGTGAAATATGTATTATGATATATTGTGAAGTTCTGCAGTGAATGTAATATTGTTTTATCTCCTTAGATGTCAGTCTTTGGGATAACAGTACAATAGCTTTCATGCGTCAGTCTCTACCTCGGCCTCTCACAGAGGTGAAGTGTATTGAAGGAGACTCCCTTCAGGACAGATTCAGGGCTCTGGATGTGACCACTCCTCTCAGAGCCAGTGTCCTGTCTGGACTGGTGGAGGTTGGTGGTGCTGCTGGATACCTGAACCATCCTGTTCAGTCCACACTGCAGGACCGCGTCACTCTACAGTACAGAACCACTACCAGACTGGACATGCTCAGTCACAGCGTGCTtcaggaggagacagacagaacacaacAAAAGGCAACTCATGTGGTCATGGCTGTTCTCTATGGAGCTCAAGCATTCTTTATCTTTGATTACAAACACATCAGCGGACAACACAGTGGTGCAGGAGAGGCAGATATGCACAGTGTTGTGAAGAAGATGATGCCCACCTTCAGTGCAGGTCAGATCTTTTCCAGCTTGAGTGACGATGAAAAACCAAACAGTTCGTTGTATCAGTGTACTCTCTACAGTGATGTAGACCATGTCAATGGCTCCATGACGTATGACAAAGCTCTGCAAGTCTATGAAACTCTCCCGAAGCACCTTGGACAGCAAGGAGAGAAAGCAGTGCCTCTGTACGCTTGGCTCTATCCTGTGAAGAATCTGGGACTTTCAGTTGAAACCACGCGCCTATTTTTCACCAAGGCAGAGGGAGTGCTGGACCATCTGAGGCAGGCCACCATGAGATGCCAGGAGATGATGACAGACTTCACCAATGGTTGTGTGATGAAATGGTTTCCTGATCTGACGTATAAACTGTCTAGATTATCAGAGCTTCTGCAGAAGTACCAGTCAGAGTTTAAGAGAAAGCTGTCCATGGCAGTAAAGACCatgagagagagtgaaggggtgGATGAAAACCGACTGAGAGACATTCTCCAGAACCATGACCAGTCTCCGTTCTGTCCTCAGTCTATACAACTGTGGCTAAACAACAAGGCAGCAGAGGTGAAGGCTCTGAATGACTGTAAAACAAGAAACATCCCCATAATGAAATCTCAGGAAGAGCTGGAcggtgtcctcagatcctcaaaggacAGGCTGTTGTGTTTCACTCTGACCTCCCTGGAGGATGAAGATCCATTCCTCTCCACCATGAAGCAGCACAAACACTCTCTCCAAGAGAACACTGTGAACCAAACTGATCTCACTGGACAGCAGGAGACACACTCTGTTCCAATGGACACCGTGAACCAATCTGATCTCACTGGACAACAGGAGACACACTCTGTACAAGAGAACATCATGAACCAATCTGATCTCACTGGACAGCAGGAGACAAAGCGACCATTCAAACCTCCAGATTTAACTCAGAAAATACAGTCTGACCTTTGCTTGTTCACCAAATCCTATGAAGACAGCGGAGATGGAGAGAGCATCAAGTTCATAGCAGCAGTTATACCAGATATCAGTGTTCCTGGATCCTCCATTCGTCTGTATCAACAAGGCAGTCTCATCACCACCAACTTCCAGCTGGGATTAGAACCTGATCCATTCCAGGTAGCAGAGATAAAACAGAGCCGTGTCCTCCTGAAGTTTCCACAGTCAACCATCAGAAGACCTGAGAGGTACAGAGTAGAGTACAGAGTCATGACTACTGGTGTTAGCAAGGTTAGCAAACGGCCATGGAATGTAGTAGACACTCTGGCTCCTGCAGGAACCTGTCTGGTGCCAGGTTTGAAACCGTGCACACTGTACCAGATCAGGTACTCTGTTATAGAACACTCTGGTATGAGTGACTTCAGCAAGGTCATCGAGGTCATGACCCTGAGATCCCCACCTGAACAGCTGTTCGTGAATCGTCTAGACAAGGAAACCGTCAAAGTGACTTGGCTCCAGCCTGAGTGTGATGATGGTGCCTCTGTACTCCACTACAAAGTAGACTATAAAGAGTCAGGACTGGAGGGCTGGTCTACCATGGTAACAGAGGGACCTGAATGTCAATGCATCATAACTCTGAACCTCAGTACCTGCTACAGAGTCAGAGTGTCAGCTGTCTATGGAGGAGGAGACACCAGTGAACccagcagagagacagatgtcCCAGTCAATGGTGAGCTACATCAAGTCAATCTAACTTGATATTCATGTGAATAACATTTTAATTCATAACTTTTGAACAAAAGTCTAGCTATGATAAATATTTGGTCCAATTCTCACTACAAAGTTTGGAAACCTCTGCCACATAGTCCAAACCCATTGTTAGTTTTTGTTGTAGAAGACATTTTGCGGTAGCCTATAGGgtaagagcgttggaccagtgaGCATtagaccagtaaccgaaaggttgctggttcgaatccccgagctgattaGGTGAAAAATAtatcaatgtgcccttgagcaaggcacttagcccTTATTGCTATGACTATATGTATCTTCATACTGCTTTATTATGTAAGCATTAAAACAGGACAAACTGTGAAATACCTCAGCGGTGGGAAGTGTGATAATGCGCTTCTAAATAtaacatcattactgttgtttcatagagacatgtctatcattatataacatcattactgttgttacatagggacatgtctatcattaatataacattactgttgttacatagagacatgtctatcattaatataacatcattactggtgttacatagagacatgtctatcattaatataacattactggtgttacatagagacatgtctatcattaatataacatcattactggtgttacatagagacatgtctatcattaatataacatcattactgttgttacatagagacatgtctatcattaatataacatcacatcattactgttgttacatagggacatgtctatcattaatataacattactgttgttacatagagacatgtctatcattaatataacatcacATCATTACTGGTGTTACATagggacatgtctatcattaatataacatcattactgttgttacatagagacatgtctatcattaatataacatcacatcattactgttgttacatagagacatgtctatcattaatataacatcacatcattactgttgttacatagagacatgtctatcattaatataacatcacATCATTACTGGTGTTACATagggacatgtctatcattaatataacatcattactggtgttacatagagacatgtctatcattatataacatcattactgttgttacatagggacatgtctatcattaatataacatcattactggtgttacatagggacatgtctatcattaatataacatcattactggtgttacatagggacatgtctatcattaatataacatcattactggtgttacatagagacatgtctatcattatataacatcattactgttgttacatagggacatgtctatcattaatataacatcattactgatgttacatagagacatgtctatcattaatataacatcattactggtgttacatagggacatgtctatcattaatataacattactgttgttacatagagacatgtctatcattaatataacatcattactgttgttacatagagacatgtctatcattatataacatcattactgttgttacataggGACATGTCTATCAATATATAACATcacatcattactgttgttacatagagacatgtctatcaatatataacatcattactgttgttacatagagacatgtctatcattaatataacatcattactgttgttacatagtgacatgtctatcattaatataacattactgttgttacatagagacatgtctatcattatataacatcattactgttgttacatagagacatgtctatcattaatataacattactgttgttacatagagacatgtctatcattaatataacattactgttgttacatagagACATCTCTATCATTATAtaacatcattactgttgttacatagagacatgtctatcattaatataacatcacatcattactgttgttacatagagacatgtctatcattaatataatataacatcattactgttgttacatagagacatgtctatcattaatataacattactgttgttacatagagacatgtctatcattaatataacattactgttgttacatagagACATCTCTATCATTATAtaacatcattactgttgttacatagagacatgtctatcattaatataacattactgttgttacatagagacatgtctatcattaatataacatcattactgttgttacataggGACATCTCTATCATTATAtaacatcattactgttgttacatagagacatgtctatcattaatataacatcattactgttgttacatagagacatgtctatcattatataacatcattactggtgttacatagagacatgtctatcattaatataacatcattactggtgttacatagggacatgtctatcattaatataacatcattactggtgttacatagagacatgtctatcattaatataacatcattactggtgttacatagggacatgtctatcattaatataacatcattactggtgttacatagggacatgtctatcattaatataacatcattactggtgttacatagggacatgtctatcattaatataacatcattactggtgttacatagggacatgtctatcattaatataacatcattactggtgttacatagggacatgtctatcattaatataacatcattactggtgttacatagggacatgtctatcattaatataacatcattactggtgttacatagagacatgtctatcattaatataacatcattactggtgttacatagggacatgtctatcattaatataacatcattactggtgttacatagggacatgtctatcattaatataacatcattactggtgttacatagggacatgtctatcattaatataacatcattactgatgttacatagggacatgtctatcattaatataacatcattactggtgttacatagggacatgtctatcattaatataacatcattactggtgttacatagggacatgtctatcattaatataacatcattactggtgttacatagggacatgtctatcattaatataacatcattactggtgttacatagggacatgtctatcattaatataacatcattactggtgttacatagagacatgtctatcattaaatataacatcattactggtgttacatagggacatgtctatcattaatataacatcattactggtgttacatagggacatgtctatcattaatataacatcattactggtgttacatagggacatgtctatcattaatataacatcattactggtgttacatagggacatgtctatcattaatataacatcattactggtgttacatagagacatgtctatcattaatataacatcattactggtgttacatagggacatgtctatcattaatataacatcattactggttttacatagggacatgtctatcattaatataacatcattactggtgttacatagagacatgtctatcattaatataacatcattactgttgttacagagggacatgtctatcattaatataacatcattactggtgttacatagggacatgtctatcattaatataacatcattactggtgttacatagagacatgtctatcattaatataacatcattactgttgttacatagagacatgtctatcattaatataacatcattactgttgttacatagagacatgtctatcattaatataacattactgttgttacatagggacatgtctatcattaatataacattactgttgttacatagggacatgtctatcattaatataacatcacatcattactgttgttacatagagacatgtctatcattaatataacatcattactgttgttacatagagacatgtctatcattaatataacattactgttgttacatagggacatgtctatcattaatataacatcattactgttgttacatagagacatgtctatcattaatataacattactgttgttacatagagacatgtctatcattaatataacgtcattactgttgttacatagagacatgtctatcattaatataacattactgttgttacatagagacatgtctatcattaatataacatcattactgttgttacatagagacatgtctatcattaatataacatcattactgttgttacatagagacatgtctatcattaatataacatcattactgttgttacatagagacatgtctatcattaatataacattactgttgttacaaagagacatgtctatcattaatataacattactgttgttacatagggacatgtctatcattaatataacatcattactgttgttacatagagacatgtctatcattgaaactttctacatactgtagtgaTTTTTGTAACGACTCTCGTCGTtggttgaaggagaggaggaccaaatcgcagcgtggtatgtatccatatttatttgaatactttttTAAGACGAACAAAACAATGAACAAAACGAAacccaacgacgctacagtcctgaacttgagaatatataaaacacaaataacgcacgaacaggaacaatcacccacaaacaaacagtgaaaacaggctaccttaatatggttcccaatcagagacaatgacaaacacctgcctctgattgagaaccatatcaggccaataagacacacctaaaccaatgaaacacataacatagaatatacccacccagctcatgtcctgaccaactaaaaaaagactaaacaaaggaaataaggtcaggaacgtgacaattttaTTCTACAATTTACTTTGCAGTATGGTCCATAGACCTCTCAGAGAGAaaggcctccctcctcctagaagtgctgaaactccaaccagagaagaaaccagtaaagctgaagggctggtcagatgaagagagtgaagtgaggagTTTCCTTCAGTGTCTGCCCTACATCTCACAGCTGAGGTGAGTGGGTTTTCATAGTAATGTTTTCTCATGTTTATCAACAATACTCTAATAATATCTACATGTGTTAATTTTGTCCCTTGTTTATCCTCACGACTcgaacacaccgacagcgtcattgcattttggtacaccagaagtacattaatttccaatacaacgctgcatttgccttgaAACATTGCGTTGCAGTGTTCTTTGTGGTGCGTACATTTGATTTATGGAATACATGCATCATATTGTatgcgtagacggcttgacagaaaagGTAGCCGAAGGTAAACTTTTGTTGCACATATCCAGGTGATATGGCGTATTATTTTGCGCAATGATGCTGTCGGTGTCATCGAGGCATCAGTTCTATATCAGCTAATATCTAtagagtttttattttatttacaagtttaaatagATGTTGTACACATCACACAGTGTCATATTGTCTGGATCAGTTTTTACTGTCCTTGTTGCAGTTTCTGTCCATGGAGGTCTGATCCCTCAAAGCAGATCAAGTTCCTGGTGGATCTCCTGTCTCAAGCAGCAGAgtgggaggagcagacaggagagaagacacTGAAGCTGGTATCATCAGTGTGGACTTACAGCACCTTTCCTTTTCCCAATGGAGACAATTCTGAACAGAGTGATTTCCTGCTGGATCTGTACTCACATGTGAAGgactatgagactcaaacaggcaggagtgtccttccagcattacagccagtttaccagtcagctcctgcagtctggtccttagacctctcagagagaaaggcctccctcctcctagaagtgctgaaactccaaccagagaagaaaccagtagagctgaagggctggtcagatgaagagagtgaagtgaggagTTTCCTTCAGTGTCTGTCCTACATCTCACAGCTGAGGTGAGTGTTTTTTCAGAGATGTGTCACATTGTACCTGTTATTTATCTGGTACAAGACAAGACATTGTAATATGAAACTTCAAATGTTATTGAATCTGGTAACATTTATACTCAGATTCCCTGAAATAACAAATGTTGCATTACCAAATGTTACCTAGATATTGTGAATTTTTCCATATACATTTATACTCAGAATATCTAATCTATAAAACCAAATGCATATTATGGAACTTTCTCTGTGACAGTGAGGTGTGagggttcttatttttcagagtaaataactcacggacactagagaagctttaaccaggTTTAATTCTTCCATAATTCTTCTTCCATATTCATAGCACTGACTACATCAAGTTTCTacattttgctgtttgttttggttttgttacagattattttgtgccttATAGAAAAACGGTAAATAATGTAATTTGTgtaacttttattgtaaataagaataaaatatgtttctaaacacttctacattgaTGTGGATGCTACCtactcctactgtctctctcagtGAACCCAGTtactcctactgtctctctcactgaATTTTTTTCAAAACATGTTTCTCAggatattagtgttttatttttcattaatctTTAACTTTGACATTTTGATATTACAGTCAAAACATGTTTCTGTATTCGTGATATTAGTGTTTTTATTTGATTCATCTTTatatgtttattgtttttgttcacttTGACATTTCAGAGTATTTTGAATAGATTCAATCCATTTGAATTCCACACAATAACATGTCTAAAAGTCTCAGGGGATTGAATACTAATGGAGGACActgtatgtacaaaaagtgctgtaatttctaaacagttcacctgatttggatgaaaataccttcagattaaagctgacagtctgacctttaacctcatagtcattgtatcatttagaAAGTGCTGGAGTACcgagccaaaacaacaaaccatgtgtcactgtcccaatacttctgGACGTCACTGTCTCCTAAATGTCTGATTTGATGTCCTCCATGTTTTGCTGTTTCAGCTGTGGTGATGACAGGTTCTTCCAGACTGTGTGTGAATCCATCCCTGTGAGGTCCAGAGAGGAGGACCAGCAGTTGGCCTCTCTCCTCCAGGCCTTGGGCTCCACCCTGTCACTGGGAGGAGAGTTACCCAGGAAAACCTGCAGGTCTGTGGGGAGAGTCCTGGGTCTCTGTGCCTCCAGAGTGGACCTCACTCTCACCCCCAGCAAGATCTCTCTCAAAGGAGCCTTACTTCTTTTGAGACATGAGTCAAAGCTCCACAAGCTCAGGTGTGTTCAGTAAGACAGCTTTTACAGGTCTATTGAATAGTTGATTTTCCTTACTGATCATTTTATCTGACAAGACTTCTCTGTTTCAAGTGAATTGAGGTTTGTCTTTTCATTCCAGGCTGAGTGTGGGTATGGCAGTGAAACTGTCCAGACTGGttaggaggacagggagaggtgcTACTCCACTGACTGTCCCAGAACTCTCCCTGGTCCTAAAGAGCAGCCAGCTACCAGAGAGAGTGTTGTCCAGGGCTCTGAGTAGTGTGGCGTCCCTGCTGAGACTCTGGAGGGTTCAGTGTCTGGACCTGACTGATTTCCAGATCCAGGGTCACTCTCTCATCACACTGCTGTGTCACCAgggacctctctctctcaggtcagtCTGAAGCTGATGTATTTTAAAAGTAGAAATAGTAACTTCATTCATGTGTTTTTCTTCATATTTCTGACTGCCTGTATGTTCCAACCTCCTAGACTGAACTCAGACACTCTgcagcagctgactgtagttgtgtaTGAAGCTCAGGACAAGGACTTGACTCAGTGGTTCCTGGAGAAGGTTGGTGGAGACCTGACCTCCTGCAGGCTGGACTGGGAagtgcttctctctctgctgcagcattcaacccacaacATCACTGTGGACCTCAGGAAGAACCGGCTTCTAGAGAAGAACATCTCAGATCTTCTCCCCTTTCTGGGAAGGGTTACTCTCAAGAGGTGGGAGAACTTCTTTCTCTGGTCAGACTTTCTAGAAATAATAAAATAACTATTTGTATCCAGTGACATGTTGTTCTGAGTTTTCCTCTGTAATATCATTAGGGTTTTATTCAAGAGGTGGGAGATCTTTATTCAATATTTATAGACTTGAATTATTCATGTCCTATCCAGCCAGTTGTTGCTATGTGAGTTATCCTTTATAAAACCTTGACATAACCACAACAATCCATTCTCCATGTTTGTTCAGGTCCAGTTCCAGCTTTGTAAAGTCCTCCATCAGACACATCTATGACAGTAGAGACAGTGACTGTGTGTCCAGTTTGTTGAGGTCTTCAGACCATTGGATCAACCTGAACAGCAGAGAGCTGGACAGAGTGGACTGTACTGCTCTGTGTTTTACCCTGCAGCACAGCCACCAAGTCAAAGTCAACCTGCTGTGGACCTCCATACCACCGGGGGAGATAGAGAGCATCCTGCCTCTTCTGGACAGAGTCTCCCAACTCAGGTTTAGTTGGCACTCTTTGACCCTGCTATAATGGATAGAACTATGAGGCTTTccacttcctgactgatttaacctctaaccctaaccttagtgTAATGTACTAACCTTAACCTCAGCTAGGGGTGGAATTGAAGGGGAACGCCTGGGAGTTGACCTGATAAACAGAGTTGTAGTGTTTTTATCAGTGTTTTAATGTGTGATGGTGTGTCAataagtctctctctgtctcgttcgctctctgtctctctttctctctctgtctctctctctctgtctctctctctctgtctcgctctgtctctctgtctctctctctgtagtgttgaCAGGAAGTTACTGTTGAGTTTCCTCCAGTGCTGTGTTGCCTCTCAGGTCCAGGAGGGGGCACCATCACCACCAACAGCAGTATGGCTGCTCAGGTCTCTGCACTACAGGCTGGACTTCTCCTGCTCTTCCTCTGTGGACCTGTTAGCTCAAGACCAGAGGGAGGCTCTGTGTCTGACCACTGACCACTGCAGGGCCATCAACTCTGTTCTGAAGCAGAACCAACACAGCACCCAGCTGGTTCAGAAccaggtccaactcatcctaagaGACTGTGAGGTGGAGGAC from Salvelinus namaycush isolate Seneca unplaced genomic scaffold, SaNama_1.0 Scaffold498, whole genome shotgun sequence includes:
- the LOC120041638 gene encoding uncharacterized protein LOC120041638; this translates as MAVLYGAQAFFIFDYKHISGQHSGAGEADMHSVVKKMMPTFSAGQIFSSLSDDEKPNSSLYQCTLYSDVDHVNGSMTYDKALQVYETLPKHLGQQGEKAVPLYAWLYPVKNLGLSVETTRLFFTKAEGVLDHLRQATMRCQEMMTDFTNGCVMKWFPDLTYKLSRLSELLQKYQSEFKRKLSMAVKTMRESEGVDENRLRDILQNHDQSPFCPQSIQLWLNNKAAEVKALNDCKTRNIPIMKSQEELDGVLRSSKDRLLCFTLTSLEDEDPFLSTMKQHKHSLQENTVNQTDLTGQQETHSVPMDTVNQSDLTGQQETHSVQENIMNQSDLTGQQETKRPFKPPDLTQKIQSDLCLFTKSYEDSGDGESIKFIAAVIPDISVPGSSIRLYQQGSLITTNFQLGLEPDPFQVAEIKQSRVLLKFPQSTIRRPERYRVEYRVMTTGVSKVSKRPWNVVDTLAPAGTCLVPGLKPCTLYQIRYSVIEHSGMSDFSKVIEVMTLRSPPEQLFVNRLDKETVKVTWLQPECDDGASVLHYKVDYKESGLEGWSTMVTEGPECQCIITLNLSTCYRVRVSAVYGGGDTSEPSRETDVPVNVWSIDLSERKASLLLEVLKLQPEKKPVKLKGWSDEESEVRSFLQCLPYISQLSFCPWRSDPSKQIKFLVDLLSQAAEWEEQTGEKTLKLVSSVWTYSTFPFPNGDNSEQSDFLLDLYSHVKDYETQTGRSVLPALQPVYQSAPAVWSLDLSERKASLLLEVLKLQPEKKPVELKGWSDEESEVRSFLQCLSYISQLSCGDDRFFQTVCESIPVRSREEDQQLASLLQALGSTLSLGGELPRKTCRSVGRVLGLCASRVDLTLTPSKISLKGALLLLRHESKLHKLRLSVGMAVKLSRLVRRTGRGATPLTVPELSLVLKSSQLPERVLSRALSSVASLLRLWRVQCLDLTDFQIQGHSLITLLCHQGPLSLRLNSDTLQQLTVVVYEAQDKDLTQWFLEKVGGDLTSCRLDWEVLLSLLQHSTHNITVDLRKNRLLEKNISDLLPFLGRVTLKRSSSSFVKSSIRHIYDSRDSDCVSSLLRSSDHWINLNSRELDRVDCTALCFTLQHSHQVKVNLLWTSIPPGEIESILPLLDRVSQLSVDRKLLLSFLQCCVASQVQEGAPSPPTAVWLLRSLHYRLDFSCSSSVDLLAQDQREALCLTTDHCRAINSVLKQNQHSTQLVQNQVQLILRDCEVEDRALRELLPILHIVKLSSSKALLLQLLDLVCEGIEEGLLRHTESLCRALDGELDLSETRLDQKACGSLALVLEHSEGLSELDLSHCQLTDHHLQPLITHLHKVQVLDLSHNDITDALTDRILQLVSTNTSIHTVRLFNNRIQDRRPFLTDKRFEIW